The region CTTTAAGCTTTCAGCCCAGCTGACCATGCAGAAAATAGGGTACCTCATGAGTCTATGTGAAAGCAGCAAAATAAATGCCCTGCCAACCACAGAACTAAGAGAAATAATAGATAGCTGTTTTaagcttccctcgtggcttaaatggtaaagaatctgcctgcaatgcaggagacttggattcaatctctgggtcaggatgatcccctggagaagggaatggcaacccactccagtattcttgtctggagaatcccatggacagaggagcctggcaggatatagtccttgcggtcggaaagagtcagacacgtctgaacaatgaacactttcacttttcactactaCTTTAAGCAACTAAGTTTCTTGGGCGCTAAATACAAAATAATAGATGACTGATTAGTAATACATATTGTGTAATCTCTTTAATTCAATCTATGTACTGAACAGAAGCTTCATCTTCTTAATGGCTCTCCTGAAAGCATTACTAACCTCTTTATTCCTTAGACTATAGACGAGAGGGTTCAACATGGGGACAATTATTGTATAGAACACAGATGCCATCTGGTCGGTATCCATAGAATGACTAGAGCTTGGCTGTAAGTACATGAAGATCACAGTTCCATAGAAGATGATGACAGCAGTGAGGTGAGAAGAACAGGTGGAAAAGGCTTTCTTCCGTCCCTCCGCTGAGTGCATTCTCAGGATGGCCATGAATATGAACAGATAGGAACTCACAATTACCATCAGGGCCAAAAAGACATTGAAAGCTGCTAGAATAAAGAGCACCATCTCATTTACGTAGATATCCGAGCAGGAAAGAGCCAGGATTGGAGGAATATCACAGAAGAAGTGGTGGACCACATTGGAATGGCAGAAGGAGAGGTGGAAGGTGAATCCAGTGTGGATGGCAGACTCAGCAAAGCCCCAGACATAGCAGGCCATGACCATCTGAGCAGACACACTGGGGGTCACAGTGCTGGCATAATGTAGAGGCTTACACACGGCGGCATGCCGATCATAGGCCATAACAGCTAGGAGAAAACAGTCTACACTGGCAAAGGCCACAAAGAAGAACATCTGAGCAACACATCCCCCGTAGGAGATTACCTTATCTCCTGTGAGAAGCCCAGCCATCACCTTGGGAGTCACAGCTGAGGAGTAAACACAATCCACCAGAGAGAGGTTGCTGAGGAGAAaatacatgggggtgtggagccGAGAGTCCAACAGAATCAGCGTGACCATCCCAAGATTTCCAGTGAGAGTGATGAGATATATGAACGTGAATATTATAAACAGGGGGACTTGCAACTCTGGGGCATCCGTCAGTCCCAAGAGTCTAAACTCATTCACCTCAGTGTTGTTCTTCATGAAGGACATTTTGAAATGATGTTTCACCTGTCAGAACAAGGGAAGCAAAACAGATGAATTATTGATGCACAGAAAATGACTCACTGCACATTCTGCCACCTGAATGACATGAGCACGCCTTGATACCACTACCAGTatagttcagtccagttcagtcactcagtcatgtctgagtctttgtgaccccatggacttcagcatgtcaggcctccctgaccatcaccaactcccggagtttactcaaactcatgtccatcgagtcagtgatgccatcaacccatctcatcctctgttgcccccttttcctccttccttcaatctttcccagcatcagggtcttttccaatgagtcagttctttgtatcaggtggccaaagtattggagcttcagcatcagtccttccaatgaatattcaggactgatctccttcaggattgactggttggatctcctggcagtccaggggaatctcagagtcttctccaacaccacagttcaaaagcatcaattcttcggtgctcagctttctttatagtccaactctcacatccatacatgactactggaaaaaccatagccttgactagatgggcctttgttggcaaagtaatgtctctgctttttaatgtgctatctagtttggtcatagctttttttccaaagagcaagcatcttttaatttcacggctgcagtcaccttctgcagtgattttggagcccagaaaaataaagtctgtccttgtttccactgtctccccatctatttgccatgaagtgatagaacaggatgccatgattttagttttctgaatgttgagttttaagccaaccttttcactctcctctttcactttcatcaagaggctctttagttcttcttcactttctgccataagggtggtgtcatctgcacatctgaggtgattgatttctcccggcaatcttgattccagcttgtgcttcatccagcctggcatttagcatgatgtactctgcatataagctaaataagcagggtgacaatatacagctttgacgtactcctttcctattttggaaccagtctgttgttccatgtccagttctaacaatattgcataggatcctggaatgttaggtccatgaatcaaggcaaattggaagtggtcaaacaggtgatggcaagagtgaacatcaacattttaggaatcagtgaagtaaaatggaatgaaatgggtgaatttaacccagatgaccattatatctatctCACCTGCATCTTGCCATTTGTAAAGGCATGCACTGTATTCATTAGTTCCTAACCCCACTCAGCTATTCCAAACAACCACTTAATTATGTACAAAATATCTATtgcttgggcttccttgatggctcaacaggtaaagaacctgcctgcagtgcagaagatgcaggtccgatccctgggaaGGAAACAtaacttggaggaggaaatggcaacccactccagcatttttgcctggagaagcccatggacagagtagcctgatgggctgccgtccaggggatcacagagtcggacatgactgagcacatgcatacTGCTAACgtctattgtttatttttatatggatTGAAAGTTGTGCTTCCTCTGCAGATTACTTTTTCTAAGAACTTTTTTTGTCACAGACcagttttgaaatgtttattgaatttgttacaatattggttCTGTTTTACACATAGGTATTTTGGCCACAAggagtgtgggatcttagcttcctgaccagggatcaaatacccacaccccctgcaatggaaggcaaaatctgaacccctggactgccagggaagtccctatttataCTATTAATCACTGTCTTTCCTAAGCAAGACACCACTCCTATTCACTGAGCATTTACCATATGCCAAGTAgtctgaaagaataaataatatttcatttgatCTTCTCAGCTCTCCTATTAGATTATCACCTGAGAAAAACAATGATATATCACTGTCTTTCTGGAGGTGAACAATGTGAAGAGATTATCATCCAAGCAACTGTGGTCTCTCTGAGGTTTAAGAAATGGAGAGTCAATTGCAATGCTAAATGCAGATTTTCGACTGTGCTGAGGGTCACTGCCCCTAAATctcatgttgttcaagagtcagtCTTACTTAGCGAAATATGTTTAAATCACAAGATGAATATAGGCTGGTTCATCCTGATGGCTGTCAGAGgttggggagaggagggtgggtgaaatgggtgaaagAGTCAAATGATACAAACTCTTAGTTACAAAATAAATCATGGTGATATAATGTACATCATGGTCAATACAAGTACATTATAGTCAATAATACTATATTTATAGTATAAATACcgcatatttgaaaaaaattgtatgtatggtgacagatgttatcAAGACTTATTCTGATGATCATTTtactatatatacaaatatcaaatcactatgttgtgcacctgaaactaatagaTGGAAGATAGAAAAGCACAGAATTTAAAGGTACATTTCAGATAAAAATAAGCTAGGGCTCCATGAAAGTTTGGTTTctactgtatgtgtgtatgcattatAGGTGGGTAGATGTGCTGAGTGACAatgtaaatcatatttttttcctgtagattTCTTATTCAAAAAGCCTGAAGCTTTTGATCTCGGGCTTCTGAAAATCTTGTGCAGTTACACCTGAGACTGCTCTAGTAACATAGGACCATGTACTTCATAATGTGTTCAGTGGAGTTCATTtaatgatttattcattcattcatttcttcatttgttcactcaGTGCCttagtaaacatttactgagtacccaCCATTTTCTAAGTGCTGCCCTAAACACAGGGATTGTGCTTAGAAAAATATCATCTTCCATTACTTGAGAAAAATCATTTCTTAATTAATGAAGGTTGTTGAAGTAGCTGGACTCTAGCTTGGAAACATGAGAGCATTAAAACTCAGGATTTTAAACTCCAAAGAAATTCGTGGGGACACATTGCCTTTGTAACTTTACACAACTTTACACAGCACATCTTGTAAGACCACAGTCTAAACTAGGCCACAGAACTGATCTAGAAATTTACCTTACTTTTCAAGGAAAGCGGCACAGCTTCTCTTGTGACCTTCAAATTGTTAGTCCCACTCAAAGAGAAAGGATCCTATTGAAGCTTTTTCTTCATGTCTCGTTACAAAGATCGAAGTTCTCCAGAGGCAGGGAGATacaagaaaaatgtaatttttaagtgAGGATGATAAAATACTTTCAAATGTGTCACACAGGGAAGCTGCTGTGAGGACAAACAGGAGAACATCCTTGCATGAACTCTATAAAGGGCTAAGCAATGTCAAGAAAGGATTATCATACTCACCACGGACATTTTAGCTTGGGGTTTTATCCCTGATCGTTGTTACAGGCTCAGAGTAATATGCCTGGGAAATAAGTCCACTTAGTAAAATGGACAAACTATTACCTTAAGATCAATAGGAGAATGCCAAAGGGCCTTTGACAAACAGACTGGTCCATCTAACATGATGCCAGAGTCATTTGGGATGTTACAGGCCAGTGAATGGAAACCAGATGGATTTATGCATACATGCAGTTAATCAGGGGATTAGGTACCCAGGAGGGTAGCCACCGTCTCTCATTCCACCTGGAGAAGAAGCAATTAAACTGTCTGTAGAGACCTACCTTAGTTTGTGAAGGCACAACATGATATATCTACATCACTTGGGGTTATTTCTTTTGATAGTGCAGACATCTTTAGAAGAGATTTTTCACTAACTTTCCTGATAGAATCAGACAGAATCTTGAGAGGAGCAATGAAAACTATGCTAGGACATTAATTCTGTCATCTCACAGCAATATGACTTCCTAAATTCACAACAAAACTGTTACAGGCTACATGACCCTTGTGCACATCAGTTCCCTCATTTATAAAAAGGAGATGACAACAGTGCCTACTTCTTGTGGATGTTATGAGGAATGTATTAGTTAATGCTGATAAAGTTCTTCGAACAGCCTGATACACGGTAAAGTCTTCAAATACTATAAAAAACAAAGtcttaattttctttgtaaaagagCCTCCATTTCTGAAAGTGTGATTTTCTCTAAAACAAATCATTTATCccttgtggtggtggtgttcagtcactgaatcatgtctgactctgtgatcccatggactgcatcactccaggcttccctgtccttcactgtgtctcagagtttgctcaagttcatggcCGTTGAGTCGACGATGCtctctaaccatttcatcctctgctgccctctccttgtgccttcagtctttcccagcaccaaggtcttttccaatgagatggctcttcaggtcaggtggccaaagtacttggaccttcagctttggcatcagtgctttcagtgaatatccagggttgattcccttcaggattgactggcttgatctccttgaagtccaaggagaCTTAAAAGTCACCATGAGTTAATTTCAAAGACCCTAACACATAGTTGTGGGGTTGGGGATTCAAGTGAGTAATTAACAAACCGAGAAATAAGACAGAGGAGGGTCAAAACATGAACTTTCTTAAGGTGTCAAAAATTGCAAAGCAAGGATTCATCGGTAGCatatttgattttttcccccagttatAGACAAAGCTGAACAATTCTGGGACtcaaccaaaacaaaaattcagaCGTATTTCTGTGTGGAAACTGTAACATGACCACTAGGAGCTGATATATGACATTTTTCTGGAAGTTCTTTACCTTAACTTTTCCTATTTTTGATAATTCCCCAGTATGCGAAACTCGGTGGAAAGCTATACAATACTGTGTTCAAGGGTCTCCCTAGAGAACCTCTAAAGAGTGGCATGATTGCAAACTTGGTTCTGTGCAAACTGCCCTGGACCTCGGGCAAGTTATTTAGCGTCTCCAAGCCTCCGTTTCCTCAtaagtaaaatgggaataatggtaCCTATTCAtggagttgttgtgaggattaaataagctaAGACATGTGAAGCACTGAGAACAGCATGGATGTTCTAAGAAACCATATAAATGAGAGCTACTATTCTTGTCATTATACTCACCATGCTCTCTGCTCCGCCGGCAACAGGAGTGCTTATCTCAGTCAAGGGGAGGCCACAGATGACATGCGGAAGTTGGGACGGTCAGGACTTGTTGACATTGGCGCTGTGGCATGTGACATTAGCAAAGGGCCTTCAGCTGTGATTGTGACGGCCTGAGGTAGACGTGATGGATGTGCCAGAGGACGTGTCTTAGCAAAGCTGTCTCAGGGGGTTTGTCTTGCCTGTTTCCTGCCTTCCGGTTTCCTTTGTTTAACACCGATTTCCTTCGCTTAATCAGCCATCATTCTTCTTGGTTTTGTGCGTACTTCATTATTCCTCCAATAAACGCCTTTCTGTTAAGTTGGCCAGAGTTGGCTTCTACTCTGTACATCCGCCATCCTGTCTCACCAACCACACCTACCCGGTCGGTGGGGACGGTGATGCAGGAGGAAGCCTACCAGAAAAGGCAGAGTGCTGCCGCCGCGCCGCTCAGTCCCCAAGCTGTCCTGTCTCACACTTTAGCTCCCACGGGGGTCATGGCTAGGCTGCTTGACACAACATGCCAAACACGGAGAAGTTTGTGGATTTTATGTCTTAGATACAGGAGGAAAAGACATGCTTCTTTGTCTCTGCTTACCACATTATCTCGGCCTATTTACACTTTACCCTTGGTGATGGATCAACTTTGTCCCAGCAAAAGCATTCCGACTCAGctggggaagaaaataaaaataacagccaTGAATGAGAAGCACATTGCGATCTGTTCTCAGGTTTCCTAATTCTACAATATTTAAATACAAGTTTATAATAAGTCTTTTAATTgcaagtgaccaaaaaaaaaaaaaaaaaaaaaaaaaaaaaaaaaaaaaaaaaaaaaaaaaaaaaaaaagaagtatagaaAGTACCCTAATACTAACatcagaaaaatacattaaaagtaaagaaaattacagaccagtatttctcatgaacataaatgcagaagtcctcaataaaatattatcaaaccaaatccagcaaagtataaaaagaattatacgcCACAACTAAATGGGATTTATTCCATGTATGCCAGGCTGATACAACATTTAAATATCAGTCACTGTAATCTGGCATATTAATATgctaataaagaaaataacatgatcatatcaattgctgcagaaaataataattgataaaattcaatttcatgataaaaaccctTAGAAAGCCAGGAGTAGAGAGGAGAAGTCACACATAAGTAGGGAAGACTGAAAGAACCGGCAGGATGAATGTATTATTTAGCTTACTGTAGACATAGATGGACGGATATAGAAAGAAACATACTTTTGGATgtatatatttgttattgttatttagtctctaagtcaagtctgactcttttgtgactccatggactgtggtccaccaggctctgaCTGTGCATggaatgtcccaggcaagaatactggagtcggttgccatttcttctccaggcgagcttcttgacccagggattgaacctgcactcctgcattgcaggtggattcttgaccactgggccaccagggaagcccagatacgtTTGTTAGTGTACATGTATATTTCCTGGTTTTTTCTCTGAGAGCGCCTAGAAGTGGCACCCCAGTAACAATGAGCCTTCCTGGCTCCTGGATCCTACTTGCTAAGTATCTTCCTCTAATAGATTAAAGCAGAGCTCTTTGGAGAAATAATTTATTGATTCTGGGACTGAGCAGGTTAAATAGAAGATGACCCTGGGTGTCCTGTAActctca is a window of Cervus canadensis isolate Bull #8, Minnesota chromosome 11, ASM1932006v1, whole genome shotgun sequence DNA encoding:
- the LOC122449827 gene encoding olfactory receptor 5B2-like, translating into MVKHHFKMSFMKNNTEVNEFRLLGLTDAPELQVPLFIIFTFIYLITLTGNLGMVTLILLDSRLHTPMYFLLSNLSLVDCVYSSAVTPKVMAGLLTGDKVISYGGCVAQMFFFVAFASVDCFLLAVMAYDRHAAVCKPLHYASTVTPSVSAQMVMACYVWGFAESAIHTGFTFHLSFCHSNVVHHFFCDIPPILALSCSDIYVNEMVLFILAAFNVFLALMVIVSSYLFIFMAILRMHSAEGRKKAFSTCSSHLTAVIIFYGTVIFMYLQPSSSHSMDTDQMASVFYTIIVPMLNPLVYSLRNKEVSNAFRRAIKKMKLLFST